In Pleuronectes platessa chromosome 4, fPlePla1.1, whole genome shotgun sequence, the following proteins share a genomic window:
- the LOC128438969 gene encoding zinc finger protein 462 isoform X2, whose amino-acid sequence MSLAIPCHTMPRQPAPEESPVKSFCCSNCSLVFPSKISLFQHVTFEHGSVSDEDEDGAESNRLESIYLCHSCGFVARGQRELKEHEKQCGKKPESQDPTGNPVVPGSHKSVKGAVMSTSKSSTCMLYSSKDLKTYKGPLQMQTITKFLTAAPRPASVKPAESPVSPSGTTGALLLQQSPSDLSPNSSGVFKVTAKSTIDMSCAPPNHCMVDNHFLISELRSHKPKEQSDDPVYENSKKRSSRGHQDSQPAKKAKMDEEETQLPGSKDPSKQPPGSTDFSFEISDDEQERKLKLSKRDVEIPNTYFCKHCDYSDAVIRLMSFHYQSDHPYIRCSATYVQDPSDQSVTFRCLECPVEFLAEAHLQKHYTEKHPDAPKVFMMHSCDLVYKCFVCKFISNELIALTEHYKEEHPTHKADDSLLYCKYTAPVIQEGSSELNTCRKTHSPGTSGGISPKNADAQPEEIRNVPSPLHTSSSGEDVVLYHCSSCIFSHKSAVGMHVHYQRKHPEEMVTINKIKQSASVSSQTTSQETAESSSSVTENSVPLKDDSGSPETERSKAEVSVQKLSSPLTSPRNRTDTSKTHSESPKIEKVKPEADVKKTKTTPSKWNRELSSGIEGSSPGSVDKMFYCQFCTFSNTNIRSVVAHHNMNHAEQGLTGTEEVWWYNNKLQKKKLQSEAETSTSAASPHSKSSERVEGWKERKRRNEEATSKTEVNPYERVEDLFYCQLCNLANVSSKGIKNHQAKTHKHLTTKNEPILKHTALIRAEIKQSHTKDSSSSSSSYRLPLPLMNEGDMDCFFCHFCNYRHNSVPQVVRHYISRHPGFVVKNHQVLQYTATLLKQMEESHPETSASRGDSQEKVTTNKKVKTLAKSSSASAPQTQRTLKCYRCTFSCQYVNVLRTHMLKVHKTNRRTTDILRVCYKQGMLETGFHCDRCVFSHKSAAVVFQHSQEQHPKRKVSLEYVSTRLYVGPDSFVPQRKGKHKKAPTAVGLVSDGDGRTGQSETKMFSCQVCSFKGSSMSSITRHCCAVHPWSLKDDGTIITSKKPRPQVVEDHTEIPESFDSYQAPLGDGDSPDSSDEAADCSNWFKCKHCTAWFSTWHGLNTHSGMKHPDAKIDGTAHVHVFKCPHCTYIHASYHGVLTHCQMSHPDSESSADSHFMDEVHLRSWNRSLTKKGSGDTKRINGYMCEACPQISATQEKLNRHCEREHIKTHPSPDPDTAHKPSAVRKLRQPNTHSSLGSVSKASVLQKKKYPVLKCQLCSYKCSTKIGLSRHMHVNHRHSSYSQFKDCVFKCVLCPKSYFTKRHLARHYTVKHGKLSLAKHFTPLYPKLTALTAPDTSESSATVEDANILVYKCPSCPYVNASYHGTLTHCQMMHPAIVVRADRLQTDTILESQMVHSWSGKGSKHKGFACKTCPLIYASLTQLKVHSVKSHRQARPAASELSAETESEKQPDHGSGGSTAEVSSIKMESSPVNVTNTDHDQQPGSPDTLHLSLENKDMLYECDLCAYTGICRKYLHCHYKNMHKMDTSSISKQLQKYNKRYKYMPRVPSDERVRCKKCPQLVFQTSQLLIIHYTNFHSSNFKMDFTVIKRRTKKNPGLFKCDHCSKHIVGTRKLCHHLERHEEMKTRASGAEMTTPAAPANEISRQDEPPTLEPVQDLTHWNVTPVKEEESMEDKRTCQQCGRSFMSLKGLRSHERSHAALAAIMKIDKLSSSLLKHNIDEYFLFKAGTLRPFLCNFCPFRTTVLGLWRSHFIRKHQDVFMNEVETGNEDEENSQRNNQDPPQSSEENSNSPEPDEEDEIAERSMYLEPPDVQRQLNHYNLMAQTGRAAKAEVQGTKLPESCLLHCELCSFSTGHLSSVRRHYLNRHGKKILKCKDCEFFTALRKTLELHMEAGHSTFQSEPTHMRDLRCPLCLYQTRNKNNMIDHIVLHREERVVPIEVRRPKLSRYLQGIVFRCHKCTFSCGSAENLSLHITKHDDVKPYKCRLCYFDCTQLSELEAHLSDKHQVERNHELVGQVSLDQLEAQDGRMAEEEEEEEGEEEEEKEEPLSNSEQHNSTGEDVKIRLVPGCKDVKQESLVADPAEDNLPEKVTQQLKDTCLKHEQETSGQTIKPTVENNVRKGNTSESEESDGSERERQTNENQAQLQVRGSEDSSVMSTRQREEAAERDSATCDEMVDKIESKLSLRTLQHRTSAIESRAEDEILRHILVLDEDGSVHKTHNKAEHERMVKKDQSLETKVLDNVLSELLDEERSMSLAHKMKTKCDSEAKTSHTQGNNLRSREDLKCGSPSRTPLPVCDQLNEESSGFSLTQCKEERVTKQEHVEEPSDPYGDMPVLENEYLKETSHPQDGCKEEEEDELEQRQDKGDEAMTEDNESGLKDREHEEGDGTEEANSPRVGKSGVTAAGGASEVPCPSVTGNKLYTCELCGRNLVSGSDLKRHIMRHGI is encoded by the exons atgagccttgccatcccaTGCCACACAATGCCCAGGCAGCCTGCCCCTGAAGAGTCCCCCGTCAAGTCCTTCTGCTGCAGTAACTGCTCCCTCGTCTTCCCCTCCAAGATCTCCCTGTTTCAGCACGTGACCTTTGAGCACGGCTCGGTGTctgacgaggacgaggacggcgCTGAAAGCAACAGGCtggaaagtatttatttatgtcaCAGCTGTGGTTTTGTAGCTCGTGGCCAGCGGGAGTTAAAGGAACATGAGAAGCAGTGTGGTAAGAAGCCGGAGAGTCAAGATCCGACCGGGAATCCTGTCGTTCCCGGAAGCCACAAGAGTGTAAAAGGAGCAGTCATGTCTACCTCAAAATCTTCAACATGCATGCTTTACTCGTCAAAAGATCTGAAAACGTACAAGGGGCCGCTGCAAATGCAAACGATCACTAAATTCTTAACAGCAGCACCTCGACCTGCCTCGGTGAAGCCGGCCGAGAGCCCGGTGTCCCCGAGCGGCACCACAGGAGCCCTGCTTCTGCAGCAGTCTCCCTCAGACCTCAGCCCAAACAGCAGTGGTGTGTTTAAGGTCACCGCCAAGTCCACGATTGATATGTCGTGCGCCCCTCCTAATCACTGCATGGTGGATAATCACTTTTTAATATCCGAGTTGAGATCTCACAAGCCCAAGGAGCAATCCGATGACCCAGTTTATGAAAACAGCAAGAAGAGGAGCAGCCGGGGACACCAGGACAGTCAACCGGCTAAAAAAGCTAAGATGGACGAAGAGGAGACACAACTCCCAGGGAGCAAGGACCCAAGTAAACAACCGCCCGGCAGCACTGACTTCTCTTTTGAAATTAGCGACGATGAACAAGAAAGGAAGTTAAAGCTCTCCAAAAGAGACGTGGAAATCCCAAACACTTATTTTTGTAAACACTGTGACTACAGTGACGCTGTCATCAGACTCATGTCCTTCCATTACCAGAGCGACCACCCTTACATAAGATGTAGCGCCACGTACGTTCAGGATCCCAGTGACCAGAGCGTCACCTTCCGCTGCCTGGAGTGTCCCGTTGAGTTTTTAGCCGAAGCCCACCTCCAGAAACACTACACTGAAAAACACCCAGACGCCCCCAAAGTATTCATGATGCATTCGTGTGACCTGGTTTACAAATGTTTTGTGTGTAAGTTCATCAGTAATGAATTGATAGCCCTGACAGAACATTACAAAGAGGAGCACCCGACACATAAAGCGGACGATTCCTTGCTGTACTGCAAATACACAGCGCCTGTGATCCAAGAGGGATCGTCAGAGTTGaacacgtgtaggaaaacacaCAGCCCAGGAACATCGGGGGGGATTTCTCCCAAGAACGCGGATGCACAACCTGAAGAAATCAGAAATGTCCCCTCGCCCCTACACACCAGCTCCAGTGGAGAGGATGTGGTTTTGTATCATTGCAGCAGCTGCATATTTAGTCATAAGTCAGCAGTCGGTATGCATGTCCACTACCAGAGAAAACATCCAGAAGAAATGGTCACAATCAATAAAATCAAACAGTCGGCTTCTGTCTCATCGCAAACAACATCCCAGGAGACAGCTGAGAGTTCATCGAGTGTAACGGAGAACTCTGTCCCCCTAAAGGACGACTCCGGTTCCCCCGAAACGGAAAGAAGCAAAGCTGAGGTGTCGGTGCAGAAGCTTTCATCGCCTCTAACGTCTCCGAGGAACAGAACAGACACTTCTAAGACTCATTCCGAGTCTCCCAAAATAGAGAAAGTGAAACCTGAAGCGGacgtaaagaaaacaaagacaacaccTAGCAAATGGAACAGGGAGCTGTCGTCTGGAATCGAAGGCTCATCCCCCGGCTCAGTCGACAAAATGTTTTACTGCCAGTTCTGCACCTTTTCAAATACCAACATCAGGAGCGTCGTTGCTCATCACAACATGAATCACGCTGAGCAGGGACTTACAGGCACGGAGGAGGTCTGGTGGTATAACAACAAGCTGCAAAAGAAGAAACTGCAAAGTGAAGCCGAGACCTCAACAAGTGCCGCGTCCCCTCATTCCAAATCCAGTGAAAGAGTCGAGGGGTGGAAGGAAAGAAAACGTCGGAATGAAGAAGCTACCTCCAAGACGGAAGTGAATCCCTATGAACGTGTGGAAGACTTGTTTTACTGTCAACTGTGCAACCTCGCAAATGTCAGttcaaagggaattaagaaccATCAAGCCAAAACTCACAAGCACCTGACTACCAAGAATGAACCCATCCTTAAACACACAGCTCTGATCCGTGCTGAAATCAAACAGTCTCACACGaaggactcctcctcctcctcgtcgtcTTATCGTCTACCTCTGCCGCTCATGAACGAAGGCGACATGGACTGTTTCTTCTGCCACTTTTGCAACTACAGACATAATTCCGTCCCCCAAGTCGTGAGACATTACATCAGCAGACATCCTGGGTTTGTGGTTAAGAACCACCAAGTCCTGCAATACACTGCTACGCTGCTCAAGCAGATGGAGGAGTCGCACCCGGAAACGTCCGCAAGCCGAGGAGACAGTCAGGAGAAAGTGACTAcaaataaaaaggtaaaaaccCTGGCTAAGAGCTCGTCGGCGTCGGccccacagacacagaggacccTTAAGTGCTACAGATGCACATTCAGCTGTCAGTACGTGAATGTGCTGAGGACGCACATGCTGAAGGTGCACAAGACAAATCGCAGGACAACGGATATTCTAAGAGTGTGTTATAAACAAGGGATGTTGGAGACGGGCTTTCACTGCGACAGGTGTGTTTTCTCCCACAAGAGTGCAGCAGTGGTGTTTCAGCACAGCCAGGAGCAACACCCCAAACGTAAAGTGAGTCTCGAGTACGTCTCCACCAGGTTGTACGTCGGCCCCGACTCATTTGTTCCTCAACGGAAAGGAAAGCATAAAAAGGCCCCCACCGCTGTGGGCCTCGTGAGTGATGGTGATGGGAGAACTGGACAAAGTGAGACCAAGATGTTTTCGTGCCAAGTGTGCTCATTTAAAGGAAGCTCAATGTCCAGTATCACACGCCACTGCTGTGCTGTGCATCCCTGGTCCTTGAAAGACGACGGCACCATCATCACCAGCAAGAAGCCAAGGCCCCAGGTGGTGGAAGACCACACAGAAATTCCAGAATCCTTCGACAGCTACCAAGCTCCTCTTGGAGACGGCGACTCGCCCGATTCCTCCGATGAAGCTGCAGATTGTTCCAACTGGTTCAAGTGCAAACACTGCACTGCATGGTTTAGTACCTGGCACGGTCTCAACACTCACAGTGGAATGAAACACCCAGACGCTAAAATCGATGGGACAGCACACGTGCATGTCTTCAAATGTCCACATTGTACGTACATCCACGCCAGCTATCATGGAGTCTTAACCCACTGCCAGATGAGCCATCCTGACTCTGAGTCCAGTGCAGACAGTCATTTCATGGATGAAGTGCATCTACGCAGCTGGAACCGCTCTTTGACTAAAAAAGGCTCGGGTGACACTAAAAGAATCAACGGCTACATGTGTGAAGCTTGTCCTCAAATCAGTGCAACTCAGGAGAAGCTGAACAGGCACTGTGAGAGAGAGCATATCAAGACCCACCCGAGCCCTGATCCCGACACCGCGCACAAACCGTCCGCTGTGAGAAAACTACGCCAACCTAACACCCACAGCTCTCTAGGATCAGTGTCCAAAGCTTCTgtcctgcagaagaagaagtatCCAGTGTTGAAGTGCCAGCTGTGCAGTTATAAGTGCAGCACAAAAATTGGGCTCAGTCGCCACATGCACGTGAACCACAGGCATTCGTCTTATTCACAGTTTAAGGATTGTGTGTTCAAGTGTGTCTTGTGTCCGAAGTCGTACTTCACAAAAAGGCACCTTGCACGCCATTATACTGTTAAACATGGAAAGCTCTCCCTCGCAAAACACTTTACACCACTGTACCCGAAGCTCACAGCGCTAACGGCCCCGGACACGTCTGAGTCGAGCGCAACAGTAGAAGACGCAAATATATTAGTGTATAAGTGTCCGTCCTGTCCCTATGTGAACGCTAGCTACCATGGAACGCTCACTCACTGCCAGATGATGCATCCTGCTATCGTAGTCAGAGCAGACAGACTTCAAACGGACACAATACTCGAAAGCCAAATGGTCCATAGTTGGTCGGGGAAAGGTTCAAAGCATAAAGGGTTCGCGTGTAAGACATGTCCACTGATTTATGCATCGTTGACACAACTGAAAGTCCACAGTGTGAAGAGCCACAGACAGGCCCGACCCGCAGCTTCTGAACTTTCAGCTGAGACTGAAAGTGAGAAGCAGCCTGATCACGGCTCAGGGGGCTCGACAGCCGAGGTTTCCTCTATAAAAATGGAATCATCCCCGGTGAATGTCACAAACACCGACCACGATCAACAGCCAGGCTCTCCTGACACCCTTCACCTGTCCCTGGAAAACAAGGACATGCTGTACGAGTGTGACCTGTGTGCCTACACAGGAATATGTAGGAAGTACCTGCACTGTCACTACAAAAACATGCACAAGATGGATACATCCAGCATATCCAAGCAGCTGCAGAAGTACAACAAGCGTTACAAATACATGCCCAGAGTTCCATCTGACGAAAGGGTTCGATGTAAGAAGTGTCCACAGCTAGTGTTTCAAACATCTCAGCTGCTCATCATCCACTACACCAACTTTCACAGCTCCAACTTTAAAATGGACTTTACAGTGATAAAGCGAAGAACAAAAAAGAACCCGGGACTCTTCAAGTGTGACCACTGCAGCAAACACATAGTAGGAACCAGGAAGCTGTGTCACCACCTGGAACgccatgaagagatgaagacaaGGGCATCAGGGGCCGAGATGACAACACCAGCGGCCCCAGCCAATGAA ATCAGTCGACAAGACGAGCCGCCCACGTTAGAACCCGTGCAGGACCTGACTCATTGGAACGTGACGCCAGTGAAGGAAGAGGAATCGATGGAGGACAAACGCACCTGCCAACAGTGTGGACGCTCGTTCATGTCCCTGAAGGGTTTGCGCTCACATGAGCGCAGCCACGCAGCGCTGGCGGCCATCATGAAAATTGACAAGCTGTCTTCCTCACTACTGAAGCACAA CATAGATGAATACTTCCTCTTCAAAGCTGGGACCCTCCGGCCGTTCCTCTGCAACTTCTGCCCCTTCCGGACGACTGTGCTCGGCCTGTGGAGGAGTCATTTTATCAGGAAACATCAAG ATGTGTTCATGAATGAAGTGGAGACTGGAAACGAAGACGAGGAGAACTCTCAGAGAAACAACCAGGATCCTCCTCAATCATCAGAGGAGAACAGCAACTCGCCCGAACCTGACGAAGAAGATGAAATAGCTGAAA GATCAATGTACCTGGAGCCTCCAGATGTGCAGCGGCAGCTGAACCACTACAACTTGATGGCGCAGACTGGACGTGCAGCCAAAGCCGAGGTGCAAGGGACCAAGTTACCAGAGAGCTGTTTGCTCCACTGTGAGCTCTGCAGCTTCAGCACCGGACACCTTTCCAGTGTGAGACGACATTACTTAAACCGCCACGGGAAGAAGATCCTCAAGTGTAAGGACTGTGAGTTCTTCACTGCGTTAAG GAAAACCCTTGAGTTGCACATGGAGGCCGGTCACTCTACATTTCAGTCCGAGCCGACCCACATGAGGGACCTGCGCTGCCCGCTCTGCCTCTACCAGACCAGGAACAAGAATAACATGATTGATCACATCGTCCTCCATCGTG AGGAGCGTGTCGTGCCGATAGAGGTGCGTCGCCCGAAGCTGTCCCGCTACCTCCAGGGCATCGTCTTCCGCTGTCACAAATGCACCTTCTCCTGCGGCAGTGCTGAGAACCTGAGTTTGCACATAACCAAGCACGATGACGTGAAACCCTACAAGTGTCGACTGTGCTACTTCGACTGCACTCAGCTGAGCGAGCTGGAGGCGCACCTGAGCGATAAGCATCAG GTTGAGAGGAACCATGAGCTTGTGGGTCAGGTCAGCCTTGATCAGCTAGAGGCACAGGATGGTAGGatggcagaagaggaggaggaagaagaaggagaagaagaagaagagaaggaggagccgTTATCAAACTCCGAGCAGCACAACAGCACGGGGGAGGATGTGAAAATCCGGTTGGTCCCAGGCTGCAAGGACGTTAAACAAGAATCACTGGTTGCGGACCCGGCAGAAGATAACCTTCCGGAGAAAGTTACACAACAGTTGAAGGATACGTGTCTGAAGCATGAGCAGGAGACAAGTGGACAGACGATCAAACCTACAGTGGAAAATAATGTCAGGAAAGGAAACACCTCAGAGTCTGAGGAAAGCGAcggctcagagagagagaggcagactaACGAGAACCAAGCCCAACTCCAAGTGAGAGGTAGTGAGGACAGCAGCGTAATGTCCACACGCCAAAGAGAGGAGGCAGCCGAGAGAGACTCTGCAACATGTGATGAGATGGTGGACAAAATAGAGTCCAAGTTAAGTTTGAGGACGCTGCAGCACAGAACGTCAGCCATTGAGTCGAGAGCAGAAGACGAAATACTGCGTCACATCCTGGTGCTGGATGAGGACGGCAGCGTCCACAAGACGCACAACAAGGCAGAACACGAGAGGATGGTTAAGAAAGACCAGAGCCTGGAGACCAAGGTTCTAGATAATGTCCTCAGTGAGCTGCTGGACGAGGAGCGTTCAATGTCTTTAGCCCATAAAATGAAAACTAAATGTGATTCAGAGGCAAAGACGAGTCACACGCAGGGAAATAACCTCAGGAGTCGGGAGGATTTGAAATGTGGAAGTCCTTCCCGAACGCCTCTTCCAGTCTGTGACCAACTGAACGAGGAGAGCTCAGGTTTTTCATTAACACAATGCAAAGAGGAACGAGTGACCAAACAGGAACACGTTGAGGAGCCATCGGACCCGTACGGAGACATGCCAGTCCTTGAGAATGAATATCTGAAGGAGACATCGCACCCGCAAGACGGCtgcaaggaggaagaggaggatgagctcGAGCAGCGGCAGGACAAAGGAGATGAAGCGATGACTGAAGACAACGAGAGCGGACTCAAAGATCGGGAAcatgaggagggcgacgggacGGAGGAGGCCAACAGTCCACGTGTGGGCAAAA GTGGGgtcacagctgcaggaggagcttcTGAAGTCCCTTGTCCCTCAGTCACAGGAAATAAACTTTACACTTGTGAACTCTGTGGACGAAACCTCGTGAGCGGCTCGGACTTGAAGCGTCACATAATGAGACATGGAATATAA